From the Pongo pygmaeus isolate AG05252 chromosome X, NHGRI_mPonPyg2-v2.0_pri, whole genome shotgun sequence genome, one window contains:
- the LOC129025060 gene encoding centromere protein V-like protein 1, which yields MGRVRNRATAQRRRRKRPGDPPAACAAIAVTGASRAQYPRVQVGVGSHAAAKRWLGRWRRKRRWRRVRKAGPRDLLPSAPPPDPPGPAPSPKDLDLGAQRERWETFRKLRGLSCEGAAKVLLDTFEYPGLVHHTGGCHCGAVRFAVWAPADLRVVDCSCRLCRKKQHRHFVVPASRFTLLQGAESIVTYRSNTHPALHSFCSRCGVQSFHAAVSDPRVYGVAPHCLDEGTVRSVVIEEVGGGDPGEEAAEEHKAIHKTSSQSAPACRREQEQ from the coding sequence ATGGGCAGAGTGAGGAACCGCGCCACTGCTCAGCGGCGGAGGCGAAAGCGGCCCGGGGATCCTCCCGCCGCCTGCGCGGCCATCGCGGTCACGGGCGCCAGCCGCGCGCAGTACCCCCGGGTCCAAGTCGGGGTCGGGAGCCACGCGGCGGCCAAGAGGTGGCTGGGTAGGTGGCGACGGAAGCGCCGCTGGCGGCGGGTCCGGAAGGCGGGCCCCAGAGACCTGCTGCCCTCCGCGCCACCCCCGGACCCGCCGGGGCCCGCCCCGTCCCCCAAGGATCTGGACCTGGGCGCACAGCGGGAGCGCTGGGAGACGTTCAGGAAGCTGCGGGGCCTCAGCTGCGAGGGCGCCGCCAAGGTCCTGCTGGACACCTTCGAGTACCCGGGCCTCGTGCATCACACCGGGGGCTGCCACTGCGGCGCGGTCCGCTTTGCGGTCTGGGCCCCTGCAGATCTGCGCGTCGTGGATTGCagctgcaggctgtgcaggaagaaGCAGCACCGCCACTTCGTCGTCCCGGCCTCGCGCTTCACGCTGCTCCAGGGCGCAGAAAGCATCGTCACCTATCGGTCCAACACGCACCCGGCGCTGCACAGCTTCTGCAGCAGGTGCGGGGTGCAGAGTTTCCACGCAGCTGTCTCTGACCCCCGCGTGTACGGCGTCGCCCCGCACTGCCTGGACGAGGGCACCGTGCGCAGCGTGGTCATCGAGGAGGTCGGCGGTGGCGACCCGGGGGAGGAGGCCGCCGAGGAGCACAAGGCCATCCACAAGACGTCCTCCCAGTCAGCCCCTGCCTGTCGCCGCGAACAGGAGCAGTGA